Proteins encoded in a region of the Cataglyphis hispanica isolate Lineage 1 chromosome 14, ULB_Chis1_1.0, whole genome shotgun sequence genome:
- the LOC126854519 gene encoding transcription factor Adf-1-like yields MDHDSYHYASSYQDENEDFDYGSKNEMSGDALLISLVRDYPYLYNKELTDFKDSLKKQNAWVEIASVMDMTVEDCQSRWMQLRQRYSREKKQQQEETTTGSEASKRKTFEFFDNMQFLERFVKRRKTMTNIYKMKNKSVSQVIGSSNLQKNFDSHDKKENNSSSQNVATLNKPLIKSIVDLTSDSAQHIGNDSLSPDLHSNVPGSSSTSAVNVSGHTGGKDLIGKQIKPKGKSQPDVLENAICKVTSLLENRCAPVFSSPSSLKPEIEVDLAFCQLILSLFISMPQCAKADKMKEIMRILFDY; encoded by the exons ATGGATCATGATTCATATCATTATGCTTCGTCATATCAAGACGAGAACGAAGATTTTGATTATGGgagtaaaaatgaaatgagCGGAGATGCTTTGCTGATCTCTTTAGTTCGTGATTatccttatttatataataaggaGTTGACTGATTTTAAAGATAGCCTCAAAAAACAGAATGCTTGGGTAGAAATAGCAAGTGTCATGGATATGACAG tgGAAGATTGTCAATCTAGATGGATGCAACTGAGGCAACGCTATTCACgtgaaaaaaaacaacaacaaGAAGAAACAACCACCGGAAGTGAagcatcaaaaagaaaaacatttgaattttttgacaatatgCAATTCCTAGAACGATTTGTTAAAAGGAGAAA aACGATGACCAACATATACAAGATGAAAAACAAAAGTGTATCTCAGGTAATAGGATCTTCAAATCTACAAAA GAATTTTGACTCAcacgataaaaaagaaaataattcatctTCTCAAAATGTGGCTACTTTAAATAAACCGTTAATAAAAAGCATCGTAGATTTAACAAGTGACAGCGCGCAGCATATAGG taATGACTCTTTAAGTCCGGATTTGCACTCAAATGTACCTGGCAGCTCTTCTACATCTGCAGTAAATGTCTCTGGACATACGGGGGGCAAAGATTTAATTGGAAAACAGATAAAGCCAAAAGGAAAATCCCAGCCGGATGTTCTAGAAAATGCCATTTGTAAAGTTACTTCTTTATTAGAGAACAGATGTGCTCCAGTTTTTTCATCGCCGTCATCTCTAAAGCCGGAAATAGAAGTAGATTTGGCATTTTGTCAATTAatactttcattatttatcagtATGCCCCAATGTGCAAAGGCAgacaaaatgaaag
- the LOC126854512 gene encoding pre-mRNA-processing factor 19, translating into MKKMALSCAISNEVPEHPVVSPVSGSIFEKRLVEKYVAENGVDPINGKELTIEQLIDIKTTPIVKPKPPSATSIPAILKILQDEWDAVMLHSFTLRQQLQTARQELSHALYQHDAACRVIARLTKEVTAAREALATLKPQAGIVQAATIPQPAVAVEAGGTAAQPMEQAGITEDVIQKLQDRATVLTQERKRRGRSVPEDLMPQDSIRSFQTLASHPGLHSASVPGILALDIHGADTSKILTGGADKNATVFNKDTEQVVAILKGHTKKVTRVIYHPEEDVVMTASPDTTIRVWNVGTSQTTLLLKAHDAPVTGLSLHPTGDYLLSSSLDQHWAFSDIRTGRLLTKVTGQTGQPLTTAQFHPDGLIFGTGTADSQVKIWDLKEQSNVANFPGHTGPITAISFSENGYYLATAAEDSCVKLWDLRKLKNFKTLQLEESYEVKDICFDQSGTYLAVAGTDVRVYLCKQWQELKILNDHTAAATGVRFGKHAQYIASTSMDRTLKLYGLS; encoded by the exons atgaaaaaaatggcgCTGTCTTGTGCTA TTTCTAATGAGGTGCCAGAGCATCCAGTAGTATCTCCTGTTTCTGGATCGATATTCGAGAAACGTCTTGTTGAGAAATATGTAGCTGAGAATGGAGTGGATCCTATTAATGGCAAAGAACTTACTATTGAACAACTCATTGAtatcaaaa CAACTCCAATTGTCAAGCCTAAACCACCTAGCGCAACCTCTATTCCagcgatattaaaaatcctGCAAGATGAATGGGATGCTGTTATGTTACATTCGTTTACATTGCGACAACAACTTCAGACTGCGAGACAAGAACTGTCCCATGCATTATACCAGCATGATGCAGCTTGTCGTGTCATTGCTAGATTGACAAAGGAAGTTACTGCTGCTAGAGAAGCTCTGGCCACTCTTAAGCCACAGGCTGGAATTGTTCAGGCTGCTACAATACCACAACCT gcTGTGGCAGTAGAAGCTGGTGGAACAGCAGCCCAACCAATGGAACAAGCTGGTATCACTGAAGATGTGATTCAGAAACTGCAAGATCGGGCGACTGTTCTCACTCAGGAGCGAAAACGACGTGGACGCTCAGTGCCAGAGGATCTGATGCCTCAGGATAGTATTCGGTCATTCCAGACCCTCGCGTCTCATCCT GGACTGCATTCTGCCAGTGTACCTGGAATCTTGGCACTTGATATTCATGGTGCGGACACCAGCAAGATTCTGACAGGTGGCGCCGACAAAAATGCTACTGTTTTCAACAAGGATACTGAACAAGTGGTAGCAATTCTCAAAGGTCACACGAAGAAG GTTACACGAGTTATTTATCATCCAGAAGAAGATGTAGTAATGACCGCGTCACCCGATACTACGATTCGTGTATGGAACGTTGGTACTAGTCAGACGACCTTATTACTGAAGGCTCACGATGCTCCAGTAACTGGATTATCTTTACATCCGACCGGCGATTATCTATTAAGCTCATCTCTAGATCAGCATTGGGCTTTTTCGGATATACGCACTGGCAGATTATTGACTAAA GTGACAGGACAAACGGGGCAACCGTTAACCACGGCACAGTTTCATCCTGACGGTCTGATTTTTGGTACTGGCACGGCAGATTCTCAAGTGAAAATTTGGGACTTGAAAGAGCAATCTAACGTTGCAAATTTCCCGGGTCACACCGGCCCGATCACAGCGATTAGTTTCTCTGAGAATGGTTATTATTTGGCGACCGCCGCGGAGGACTCGTGCGTTAAACTCTGGGATTTGCGCAAGCTAAAGAACTTTAAGACGCTGCAGTTGGAGGAATCTTATGAGGTGAAAGATATTTGCTTCGATCAAAGTGGGACTTATCTGGCTGTAGCAGGAACGGACGTaag ggTATATCTTTGTAAACAATGGCaggaattgaaaattttaaacgatCACACTGCAGCAGCTACTGGTGTTCGTTTTGGAAAACATGCGCAATACATTGCATCCACTAGCATGGACAGGACTTTGAAGCTTTATGGATTGTCATAA